A region of Neovison vison isolate M4711 chromosome 7, ASM_NN_V1, whole genome shotgun sequence DNA encodes the following proteins:
- the LOC122914389 gene encoding olfactory receptor 4C11-like has translation MKQNNTVTEFILLGLTQDPMKKKMVFVIFFIFYLGTVVGNLLIIVTIKSSRTLGSPMYFFLFYLSLADSCFSTATAPRLIVDSLSAQRTISYKECMTQVFAIHFFGPMEVFVLILMAIDRYVAICKPLHYPTIMRKQVCTILIILAWIGAFIHSIAELMPALKLPFCGPNFIDHYCCDLQPLLKLACMDTYMINLEWVFNSGSICTGSFAILMISYIVILHSLRNHSAEGRRKALSTCISHIIVVVLFFVPCIFIYARPPTTFPMDKMVSVFYTIGIPFLNPFIYTLRNAEVKNAMRKLWHITTSS, from the coding sequence ATGAAGCAAAATAACACTGTTACTGAGTTCATACTGCTAGGATTGACCCAAGACCCAATGAAAAAGAAGATGGTATTTGTAATATTCTTCATATTTTATCTGGGAACTGTGGTAGGGAATTTGCTCATTATTGTGACCATCAAGTCCAGCCGCACACTTGGGAGccccatgtactttttcctattttatttgtcCCTTGCTGATTCCTGCTTCTCAACTGCAACAGCCCCAAGACTAATTGTGGATTCACTCTCTGCACAAAGAACCATATCTTACAAAGAGTGCATGACTCAAGTATTTGCAATACATTTCTTTGGCCCCATGGAGGTCTTTGTTCTCATCCTCATGGCTATTGATCGCTATGTGGCTATTTGTAAGCCCTTACATTACCCAACCATCATGAGAAAGCAAGTTTGCACAATCCTGATTATTCTTGCATGGATAGGAGCTTTTATCCATTCCATTGCTGAGCTAATGCCGGCCTTGAAATTGCCTTTCTGTGGACCCAATTTTATTGATCATTACTGCTGTGATTTGCAGCCCTTGCTAAAACTTGCATGCATGGACACCTATATGATCAACCTAGAATGGGTGTTTAACAGTGGGAGCATTTGCACAGGCAGTTTTGCGATTCTGATGATTTCATACATTGTCATTTTGCATTCTCTGAGAAACCACAGtgcagaagggaggagaaaagctCTCTCCACCTGCATTTCTCACATCATCGTAGTAGTCTTATTCTTTGTtccatgtatattcatatatgcaCGTCCCCCAACCACTTTCCCTATGGACAAGATGGTGTCTGTATTTTATACCATTGGGATCCCTTTTCTCAACCCATTCATCTACACACTGAGGAATGCAGAAGTGAAAAATGCCATGAGAAAGCTCTGGCATATCACAACCTCCTCATAA